GAGGTCGACGTCCGGCCCGAGATCACGCTGCCCGACCCGGCCACCATCGAGGTGACCGTGGACGAGCTTCAGATCGACGACAGCGAGATCGACGAGCAGGTGAAGAACCTGCGCGAGCGGTTCGCCACGCTGAAGACCGTCGAGCGCGCCGCCGCCGAGGGCGACTACGTGCAGATCGACCTGAACGCCACCGTCGACGGCGAGGACGTGCCGGGCGGGCAGGCGAGCAACATCTCGCACGAGGTCGGCAGCCAGCAGCTCCTGCCGGGGCTGGACGAGGCCCTGGTCGGTCTCGCCGCCGGCGACAGCACCACCTTCTCGACCCAGCTCGTGGGCGGCGACTACGCCGGCCGGGACGCGGACGTCGCGGTGACCGTGCGGACGGTCAAGGAGAAGGAGCTGCCGGAGCTGGACGACGACTTCGCGCAGATGGCCAGCGAGTTCGACACCATCGACGAGCTGCGCGACGACCTGCGGGAGCGGGTGACCCGGGGCAAGCGGGTCGAGCAGATCTACGCCGCCCGGGACAAGGCCCTGGAGCAGATGGTCGCCGCCGCCGAGGTGCCGGCGCCGGAGGGTGTCGTCAAGGAGGAGGTCGAGAGCCGCAAGGCGGCCATGATCGACCAGCTCGAGCGGATCGGTGCCTCGCTGGAGGAATACCTCGCGGCCGAGGAGAAGACCGAGGAGCAGATCGACGCGGAGCTGACCGAGGCGGCCACCGACGGGGTCAAGATCCAGCTGCTGCTGGACACCCTCGCCGACGCCGAGGACATCCAGGTCTCCGACGACGAGTTCGGCCACGAGATCGTCCACCGCGCCCAGCGCGCCGGGATGGCCCCGCAGCAGTACTACGACCAGCTGGTCCGCTCCGGCGCGGCCGCCGCCGTCTTCGGCGACGTCCGTCGGGGCAAGGCGCTGGCCGCGGTGATGGAGAAGGTCAAGATCAAGGACTCGGCCGGCAACGAGGTCAGCCTCGACGCGCTGCGCGAGCAGAGCGAGGCCGAGCACAACCACCAGCACTGATCGTCGGGGGAGGCCGCCGTCCGCCGCTCGCGGTGGACGGCGGCCCGAACCCTTTCTCGGGTACGCCTTTCGGCCAGCTGCGCTGAGAGCGAACAGTGCCCCGACCGGGAGTACGCGCCCTGCCTGAGCGGTTAGTGTCGGGTAGGACGGTACGGAGAGCGAAGGGCTGCCATGACCGACATGCACATCCCAGCGAAGCCGCTGCGGGCGATCGAGGCCCGAGGTGGCGATTCCATTGGCAACCTCGACGACTCGGTCTACAACCGGTTGCTCAAGGAGCGCATCATCTTCCTGGGCAGCGAGGTGACCGACCAGGTCGCCAACCGCATCTGCGCGCAGCTGCTGCTGCTGGCCGCGGAGGACCCGGACCGCGACATCAACCTCTGGATCAACTCGCCGGGTGGCTCGGTCTACTCCGGCATGGCGATCTACGACACCATGCAGTTCATCGACAACGACGTGTCGACCGTGGCGATGGGCATGGCGGCCTCGATGGGCCAGCTGCTGCTCTGCGCGGGCACCAAGGGCAAGCGCTACGCTCTGCCGCACGCGCGGATCATGATGCACCAGCCCTCCGGTGGCATGGGCGGCACGGCCGCCGACATCGCCATCCAGGCGGAGCAGATGCTCTACACGAAGCGGATGTTCCAGGAGCGGGTCGCGCACCACACCGGCCGGACCGCGGCGGAGATCGAGGCCGACTCG
This genomic interval from Micromonospora sp. CCTCC AA 2012012 contains the following:
- the tig gene encoding trigger factor, whose translation is MKSTVETLSPTRVRLAIEVPFVELEPSLKKAYREIGSQVQVPGFRRGKVPSAVIDQRVGRGTVLNEAVQEAIPQNILAAVREHDLKTLGRPEVEITEFNDGDSLNFTAEVDVRPEITLPDPATIEVTVDELQIDDSEIDEQVKNLRERFATLKTVERAAAEGDYVQIDLNATVDGEDVPGGQASNISHEVGSQQLLPGLDEALVGLAAGDSTTFSTQLVGGDYAGRDADVAVTVRTVKEKELPELDDDFAQMASEFDTIDELRDDLRERVTRGKRVEQIYAARDKALEQMVAAAEVPAPEGVVKEEVESRKAAMIDQLERIGASLEEYLAAEEKTEEQIDAELTEAATDGVKIQLLLDTLADAEDIQVSDDEFGHEIVHRAQRAGMAPQQYYDQLVRSGAAAAVFGDVRRGKALAAVMEKVKIKDSAGNEVSLDALREQSEAEHNHQH
- a CDS encoding ATP-dependent Clp protease proteolytic subunit, which produces MTDMHIPAKPLRAIEARGGDSIGNLDDSVYNRLLKERIIFLGSEVTDQVANRICAQLLLLAAEDPDRDINLWINSPGGSVYSGMAIYDTMQFIDNDVSTVAMGMAASMGQLLLCAGTKGKRYALPHARIMMHQPSGGMGGTAADIAIQAEQMLYTKRMFQERVAHHTGRTAAEIEADSDRDRWFTAQEAMDYGFIDKVITGATQVPEGAGTLS